Sequence from the Amycolatopsis sp. NBC_00345 genome:
CGAGGTGCTTGCCGGGTTCTACGAAACGCCGAAATGACAGGCTGCTGACCTGCATACCGATAACATCCGCGGCGTGCCCGACCAAGCCACCGACGAAGAGCCGGACGCGGCTCCCCGCACGCTGACCCCAGCCGAGCGGATAGTGCCCAGCTGGACCGACCCGCTGGCGGCCGCGGCGACGAGACCCCTGGGCGGCCCGCTCGGCGAGCACGCCGCGGTCGGCAGGCACTGGTTCTGGTCACCACAGCGCGTCGGCCTCGCGGTCGCGATGCTGGCGCTGGTGATCTGCTGGTTCGGCAAGGCCTCGTGCATCCAGCAGTACACCGACTCCAGCGGCGCCAACCAGCTCGACTGGCGGGCCGGGCGCCCGTTCGTCGCGATGTGCTACTCCGACATCGTCCCGCTCTACAGCTCCGAGCGGCTGAACGACCCGCACACGTTCCCGTACGTCTCCTCGTGGAAAGAGGACACGCAGACGGCGGAGAACCAGACCCGGTACATGGAGTACCCGGTGGTCAGCGGGCTCTTCCAATGGGTCAACGCGAAGCTGGCGGCGGGCTGGCTCTCGGTCGCCGACTCCGGCTGGCTGCCGGGCGCGCTGCCGGTGGCGATCTACTTCAACATCTCCGCGTTCTGGCTCGCGCTCGCCTGGCTGGTCACGGTGTGGGCGACGGGCCGCACGATGAAACGCCGGCCGTGGGACGCGTTGCTGGTGGCGGCCTCACCGCTGGTGTTCGTGCACGCGTTCACGAACTTCGACGCCATCGCCACGGCCTTCACCGCCGCCGGCCTGCTCGCCTGGTCGCGCAGACGCCCGGAGGTGGCCGGCGTGCTGCTCGGCCTCGGCGCGGCCACGAAGCTGTACCCGCTGCTGTTGCTCGGGGTCCTCTTCGTGCTCTGCCTACGCGCGGGGAAGCTGCGCGCGTGGGGTAAAACGGCGCTGTTCACCGTGCTCGCCTGGCTGGTCGTGAACGTCCCGTTCATCCTCGTCGCGACCCGCGGCTGGTGGGAGTTCTTCCGGCTCAACACGCTGCGGCCGATGGACCCGGACTCGCTCTACAACGCCTTCTCCTACGCCACCGGCTGGACCGGCTTCGACGGCTTGCTCCAAAAAGGACAGACGCCGGTGTGGCTCGACGCCGTGGTCGCGGCGCTGTTCCTGGCCTGCTGCGCGGGAATCGCGTACATCGGCCTGACCGCCCCGCGGCGGCCGCGGCTCGGGCAGCTCGCGTTCCTCGTGGTGGCGGCGTTCCTGCTGACGAACAAGGTGTGGAGCCCGCAGTACTCGCTGTGGCTGGTGCCGCTGGCGGTGCTCGCGATCCCGCGCTGGCGCCTGCTGCTCGGCTGGATGGTGATCGACGCGCTGGTCTGGGCGCCGCGGATGTTCTACTACCTCGGCACCGACCACAAGGGACTGCCGGAGGGCTGGTTCCTGGGCACGGTGGTCGTGCGCGACCTCGCCGTCATCGGCCTGTGCGTGCTGGTGATCCGCGAGGTCTACCGCCCCCGCACCGACCTCGTCCGCCTCTCCGGCGACGACGACCCGGCCGGCGGCGTCCTGGAACGCACCCGCGACCGCGTACGGCTGCCGGGGTTCCGCAGCCCCTCACGCGCCGCGCACGCCGCACCCCCGCGAACCTGAAAGGCCGTTAAGGCCTCCTTACCCGCGTCCCACGCGGGTAAGGAGGCCTTAACGGCCTTTGCCTCAGCTGGCGTGTTTGCGCAGGTAGGCGATGTCCGCGGCCTGCCCGTCGCCCGGGGTCTCGACCACCACGGGGGCGCCGGCCTGGCGCGCGACCTCCGCGAGCAGCTCGGGTTCGATCGTGCCGTCGCCGTCGACCACGTTGGCGTGACGGTCGCGGTTGGAGCCGAACTCGTCGCGGGAGTTGTTGAGGTGCACCAGGTCGATGCGGCCGGTGATGGCCTTGACCTTCTCGACGGCGTCGGCCAGGTCCCAGCCCGCGGCGTAGGCGTGGCAGGTGTCGAAGCAGAAGCCCGCGC
This genomic interval carries:
- a CDS encoding glycosyltransferase family 87 protein, whose amino-acid sequence is MPDQATDEEPDAAPRTLTPAERIVPSWTDPLAAAATRPLGGPLGEHAAVGRHWFWSPQRVGLAVAMLALVICWFGKASCIQQYTDSSGANQLDWRAGRPFVAMCYSDIVPLYSSERLNDPHTFPYVSSWKEDTQTAENQTRYMEYPVVSGLFQWVNAKLAAGWLSVADSGWLPGALPVAIYFNISAFWLALAWLVTVWATGRTMKRRPWDALLVAASPLVFVHAFTNFDAIATAFTAAGLLAWSRRRPEVAGVLLGLGAATKLYPLLLLGVLFVLCLRAGKLRAWGKTALFTVLAWLVVNVPFILVATRGWWEFFRLNTLRPMDPDSLYNAFSYATGWTGFDGLLQKGQTPVWLDAVVAALFLACCAGIAYIGLTAPRRPRLGQLAFLVVAAFLLTNKVWSPQYSLWLVPLAVLAIPRWRLLLGWMVIDALVWAPRMFYYLGTDHKGLPEGWFLGTVVVRDLAVIGLCVLVIREVYRPRTDLVRLSGDDDPAGGVLERTRDRVRLPGFRSPSRAAHAAPPRT